The following proteins are encoded in a genomic region of Phaeodactylum tricornutum CCAP 1055/1 chromosome 1, whole genome shotgun sequence:
- a CDS encoding predicted protein, whose product IVKPKVSVYMAIDGVAPRAKLNQQRSRRFRSAMDMAEATKDLKDEKGNQREVFDSNCITPGTEFLAKVSNTIQYFIRKKIKEDPSWHGLTVIFSGHDVPGEGEHKIMQHIREMRAQPNYAPNTRHCIYGQDADLIMLGLVTHEPHFTILREVIDFN is encoded by the coding sequence ATTGTCAAACCCAAAGTCTCGGTCTACATGGCCATTGACGGTGTCGCGCCCCGAGCCAAACTCAACCAACAGCGTTCCCGACGCTTTCGCTCCGCCATGGACATGGCTGAAGCTACCAAAGATTTGAAGGATGAGAAAGGCAACCAACGGGAAGTGTTCGATTCCAACTGCATTACCCCCGGTACCGAGTTCCTCGCCAAGGTCTCCAACACCATACAGTACTTTATTCGCAAAAAAATCAAGGAAGACCCCTCCTGGCACGGACTGACGGTAATCTTTTCCGGACACGACGTCCCCGGGGAAGGCGAGCACAAGATTATGCAACATATACGCGAAATGAGGGCACAGCCCAACTACGCACCCAACACGCGACACTGCATTTACGGACAAGACGCCGATCTCATCATGCTGGGATTGGTCACACATGAACCCCATTTTACAATCCTACGTGAAGTTATCGATTTCAAT
- a CDS encoding predicted protein, whose amino-acid sequence MNERSELQEDLRIYLPSNRAARKKHKVTPLDVILVPITYFQKEKSDDRSFLRRFNYHYMVVDEAHLLKNAKGLRYKSLDRFTTLHRLLLTGTPVQNSPKELMCLLCFLMPLFSRKGGSDFDDEQGNDGGESMLQHFVSMEGGNTLHDETAYKKLKQLFAPFVLRRRKQDVLSQIMPPKEHAVEIVQLDESSRCLYDKIISDHIRSKKKGDASSREHLFTQLRKCAHHPLLLRARYTSPTEKEHLAKWFYQYGAFRGEGCTMVKVREELDRFNDFEIHLTALELLEENRLRHEQLGRYVLQEKDLFSSAKCKRLRAILPDLVGKGHRILIFSVWTSCLDLLSCLMEQMGLGYLRMEGSTPVNERQALIDRFTSETSIPVFLLSTKACGLGINLTCADTCIMHDLDFNPFNDLQAEDRCHRIGQKKPVKIIKMITEDTVDEDIYKMQQRKARMNAAIMDTDSREWNNVAANEKGNMLKHAVDRFLRSPTQSRSSKERGDKENSGNIDMTDV is encoded by the coding sequence ATGAACGAACGTTCAGAGTTGCAAGAGGATCTACGCATTTATTTACCAAGCAATCGAGCAGCTCGCAAAAAGCACAAAGTGACACCACTAGACGTTATACTAGTGCCCATCACCTACTTTCAAAAAGAGAAATCGGACGATCGCtcatttcttcgtcgcttCAACTATCACTACATGGTGGTGGATGAAGCACATCTACTAAAGAATGCCAAAGGACTGCGATACAAGTCACTGGATCGCTTCACAACGCTCCATAGACTGTTATTGACAGGTACACCCGTTCAGAATTCCCCCAAGGAGCTGATGTGTTTGTTATGCTTTCTCATGCCGTTGTTCTCGCGAAAGGGAGGAAGCGATTTTGATGATGAACAAGGGAATGATGGTGGAGAAAGTATGCTACAGCACTTCGTGTCGATGGAAGGAGGGAACACTCTGCATGACGAGACAGCGTACAAAAAGCTGAAGCAGCTATTTGCCCCCTTTGTCTTGAGACGTAGAAAGCAAGATGTCCTTAGTCAGATCATGCCTCCAAAAGAGCACGCTGTGGAGATTGTGCAGCTTGACGAGTCGTCTCGTTGCCTCTACGATAAAATCATTTCCGACCATATTCGTTCCAAGAAAAAAGGCGACGCCTCGTCGAGAGAGCATTTGTTTACTCAACTTCGAAAATGCGCTCATCATCCGCTACTTCTTCGAGCTCGGTATACTTCTCCGACCGAGAAGGAACATTTGGCGAAATGGTTTTATCAGTACGGTGCCTTTCGTGGAGAAGGGTGTACAATGGTCAAAGTTCGCGAGGAATTGGATCGATTCAACGACTTTGAAATTCATTTGACTGCTTTAGAATTGCTGGAGGAGAATCGACTTCGTCACGAGCAACTTGGTCGTTATGTTTTGCAAGAGAAAGACTTGTTTTCTTCAGCAAAATGCAAGCGGCTTCGGGCCATTCTACCGGATTTGGTTGGTAAAGGACACCGTATCTTAATTTTTTCCGTTTGGACAAGTTGCCTGGATCTGCTAAGTTGTTTGATGGAACAAATGGGTCTAGGGTATCTACGTATGGAAGGCAGCACACCTGTCAACGAGCGACAGGCCCTGATCGATCGATTTACGAGCGAGACCAGTATTCCGGTTTTTCTGCTCTCCACGAAGGCGTGTGGGTTGGGTATCAATTTGACTTGCGCGGATACCTGCATTATGCACGATCTCGACTTCAATCCTTTCAACGATTTGCAAGCGGAAGATCGTTGTCATCGTATTGGGCAAAAGAAACCTGTCAAAATTATCAAAATGATAACGGAGGATACAGTTGACGAGGATATTTACAAAATGCAGCAACGAAAGGCTCGAATGAATGCTGCCATCATGGATACAGATTCTAGGGAATGGAACAACGTTGCCGCCAATGAAAAGGGAAACATGCTGAAACATGCAGTGGATCGCTTTTTGCGTTCACCCACCCAGTCAAGGTCTTCGAAAGAAAGAGGTGACAAGGAAAATAGCGGCAATATTGACATGACGGATGTATAA
- a CDS encoding predicted protein, producing MPEIISGTQIPYPGFPSLSVLPIAKVELLPIGLNCFGSASKYPNTLLTLNQMPPLPGVELLAPNILDKSLFINWPMMHEGKVVAICDGTKEVRIVNGKLQTNQLTPSAAARWASESEAMAQMYHTGNGVPGSGGVQIDEIKIRLKLLPLQGMKTNPANGSSKKLFGIEEADVPLQLALWQAPAPDPRFVERGPMTLSERFPESSSVVLTKGKYRGCKGRVVGVADRKSVGVKVEVIPAELPFGLAIARSVRESHISSSDAAKILKMNPGLFGKVTGRLQFEQGRYDLGLNLKSSDGMCVVGYTRKKWEPQSDLGKKGASLNNAWMAGDSLLVVGSSRNQIEEDREDRIQWEYTPKAIRLVEDYRREFPQLFANIAKKPNEKKYDANKIFGSKGEAWLPVIREWLDKHETAKMPRTPVSTQSMSHEAVAAVQKAADVRSIALKKKGYPKESLIKIPGSALYREGSTGATDVLSPEDLNENVAPDLGDRVVNLCADGIPFGARGTIVGIHKASTTGSVEVVMDEEFMGGSSLQGACSNFRGSGRAAVERIIANIELGVQQDANRKAHVTSSWDSQVDTAAEQMKRSKINSDSIVVESILPVNTRTPPRSLSRSGSDSRSASAPRPGIAKPTLQTYKEARKPDEK from the exons ATGCCTGAGATTATCTCTGGTACACAAATACCGTATCCTGGCTTTCCTTCGTTGAGCGTTTTACCAATTGCGAAGGTCGAGCTCCTTCCAATCGGATTAAACTGCTTTGGTAGCGCCTCCAAGTATCCGAATACACTGCTCACCCTCAATCAGATGCCGCCTTTGCCAGGTGTGGAGTTACTAGCCCCGAATATTTTAGACAAGTCTCTCTTCATCAATTGGCCAATGATGCATGAAGGGAAAGTCGTGGCGATTTGCGATGGGACGAAGGAAGTTCGCATTGTGAACGGAAAATTACAGACGAATCAGTTGACACCAAGCGCTGCAGCCCGTTGGGCATCGGAGTCAGAAGCAATGGCTCAAATGTATCACACGGGGAATGGTGTTCCAGGATCCGGTGGAGTACAGATCGATGAGATCAAAATTCGCCTCAAGTTACTGCCATTGCAAGGTATGAAGACGAACCCGGCAAACGGCTCTTCGAAGAAACTTTTTGGGATAGAAGAAGCTGATGTTCCTTTACAACTAGCGTTATGGCAAGCACCGGCCCCGGATCCTCGCTTCGTTGAACGTGGCCCAATGACCCTCTCTGAACGTTTCCCAGAGAGTAGCAGCGTTGTCTTAACAAAGGGGAAATACCGTGGCTGCAAAGGTCGTGTCGTTGGAGTGGCGGATAGAAAGAGCGTCGGTGTGAAGGTGGAAGTTATCCCTGCCGAGCTTCCATTTGGGCTTGCGATTGCCCGGTCGGTTCGGGAGTCGCACATCTCATCGTCTGATGCAGCAAAAATATTGAAGATGAACCCTGGACTGTTCGGTAAGGTTACCGGCCGATTACAATTTGAACAAGGTCGTTATGATCTTGGCCTCAACCTGAAGTCTAGTGATGGCATGTGCGTCGTCGGATATACACGGAAAAAATGGGAACCGCAAAGCGATCTGGGGAAGAAAGGTGCGAGCCTAAATAATGCTTGGATGGCCGGAGATTCGCTTCTCGTTGTTGGTAGCTCTCGAAACCAAATTGAGGAGGATCGCGAGGATCGAATTCAATGGGAATACACTCCCAAGGCCATCCGTCTGGTAGAAGATTATCGACGCGAGTTCCCACAGCTATTCGCGAATATTGCGAAGAAGCCGAATGAGAAAAAGTATGACGCGAACAAAATATTTGGGTCAAAGGGCGAAGCTTGGCTACCGGTTATAAGGGAGTGGCTCGATAAGCATGAAACGGCCAAGATGCCGCGTACTCCTGTTTCTACCCAATCCATGTCGCACGAAGCGGTCGCGGCGGTACAGAAAGCTGCCGACGTCCGTTCTATTGCATTGAAAAAAAAGGGATATCCCAAAGAATCTCTTATAAAAATTCCAGGAAGTGCTTTATACCGAGAAGGTTCGACAGGAGCTACGGACGTCCTTAGTCCCGAAGACTTGAATGAGAACGTCGCACCTGATCTTGGTGACCGTGTTGTAAATCTTTGTGCTGATGGCATCCCATTTGGTGCTCGTGGGACTATTGTTGGTATTCATAAAGCATCAACTACCGGAAGCGTCGAAgtcgtcatggacgaagagTTTATGGGAGGTTCATCTCTTCAGGGAGCATGTTCCAACTTCCGAG GGTCGGGGCGAGCAGCTGTGGAAAGAATAATTGCAAACATTGAGCTTGGGGTTCAGCAAGACGCAAATAGAAAGGCTCATGTCACAAGCAGCTGGGATAGCCAGGTCGATACGGCTGCGGAACAAATGAAAAGATCGAAAATCAACTCTGACTCGATTGTCGTCGAAAGCATTTTGCCCGTAAACACTCGGACACCTCCTCGTTCATTGTCGCGGTCTGGAAGCGATTCACGGTCTGCTAGTGCGCCTCGTCCAGGTATAGCAAAGCCTACCCTCCAGACGTATAAAGAAGCTCGTAAGCCGGACGAGAAA
- a CDS encoding predicted protein, giving the protein MATKPTATAAPSLNMYQKIAVIRHSSDSLTYDDSDGNSKSVSVQQLGDAIATATPLVLPKSKLDIPVPRINNVESYERDVPATYQKPISYVRCHRPSRAELKAMVEYVADREDQEWLTNNTKFGGAVVWDEGLDTLQQRKPQLPLALLERILDLFEKETGFDAIMTSNQAEAMVFKNIPLIYQIFPNKPRNGVVTTKTVLLEVYNYWLHKRSKLKRPLLRRFWPVTSSDDTNPHLVFRPREKEKYKLRKKRQNDMDAYRKMKQLRNDSDNLRAVLELVRRREELARAHIKTQMELFEQRMYDIVDTTGLPRELKHVDKDQLKRVLDTPSFFDIYYGGRKKQTARSPVFPSDITAREARPLLSKTLHDNASSASQETPAIVAGQNSGEPAPLFLDPLQTRETYATSWQNAVPHVTSYIESHAEPTFRFRHRPRVGRGGRLCIDRMPRPPNPTGPTTTVVTAGRGMPQSLTHKDRLLDLLPKPLDHISLSRKIESMSVEAIKEDQEANVLAAATNGDLDENDADEVLVKLDDWLETDDQPWGNERFAIGPL; this is encoded by the exons ATGGCGACCAAaccgacggcaacggcagcgCCGTCGCTGAATATGTATCAGAAAATCGCGGTGATTCGACACTCCAGCGATAGCTTGACTTACGATGACAGCGACGGAAACTCAAAATCCGTGTCCGTCCAGCAACTCGGGGACGCGATTGCCACCGCG ACACCACTGGTTTTGCCAAAGTCCAAGCTCGACATTCCGGTTCCCCGAATCAACAACGTAGAAAGTTACGAGCGTGACGTACCGGCAACGTATCAAAAGCCAATTTCGTACGTGCGATGTCACAGACCTTCACGGGCGGAATTGAAAGCAATGGTAGAATACGTCGCCGACCGCGAGGACCAGGAATGGCTGACGAACAACACTAAATTTGGCGGTGCGGTCGTGTGGGACGAGGGATTGGACACGTTGCAACAGCGAAAGCCTCAGCTACCGTTAGCTCTCTTGGAACGCATTCTAGATTTGTTCGAGAAGGAAACTGGCTTTGACGCCATCATGACATCAAATCAAGCAGAAGCTATGGTATTTAAGAACATTCCGCTTATTTATCAAATCTTCCCGAATAAACCTCGGAATGGGGTGGTGACAACCAAAACAGTTCTCCTGGAAGTATACAACTACTGGCTTCACAAGCGTTCCAAGCTCAAACGCCCCTTACTGCGACGCTTTTGGCCGGTCACTAGTAGCGACGACACCAACCCTCATCTTGTTTTCCGACCTCGGGAAAAAGAGAAATACAAACTACGTAAAAAACGTCAAAATGACATGGACGCGTACCGAAAAATGAAACAGCTTCGCAACGATTCGGACAATCTGCGTGCGGTGCTGGAGTTGGTCCGTCGACGAGAAGAGCTTGCGCGTGCCCACATCAAGACTCAAATGGAATTATTCGAACAGCGTATGTACGACATCGTCGACACGACCGGACTACCCCGGGAATTGAAGCATGTAGACAAAGATCAGCTTAAGCGGGTGTTGGACACGCCATCCTTTTTCGACATCTACTACGGAGGGCGGAAAAAACAGACCGCTCGGTCCCCTGTTTTCCCTAGTGATATTACAGCGCGTGAAGCTCGCCCTCTCTTGAGTAAGACCCTCCACGACAACGCTAGTAGTGCCTCCCAAGAAACACCAGCGATTGTCGCTGGACAAAATAGTGGTGAACCCGCTCCCTTGTTCCTTGATCCATTACAGACTCGAGAGACGTATGCCACTTCTTGGCAAAATGCTGTGCCTCACGTAACTTCGTACATTGAATCTCATGCCGAACCGACTTTTCGGTTTAGACATCGACCGCGGGTTGGTCGCGGTGGTCGACTTTGTATCGATAGAATGCCCCGCCCGCCGAATCCGACCGGTCCGACCACTACTGTCGTCACCGCCGGTCGCGGTATGCCCCAGTCACTGACCCATAAGGACCGCCTACTCGACCTGCTCCCCAAACCACTCGATCATATTTCATTGAGTCGAAAAATCGAATCGATGTCTGTCGAAGCTATCAAAGAAGACCAAGAAGCCAACGTGTTAGCGGCGGCAACCAATGGTGATTtagacgaaaacgatgcgGACGAAGTGCTGGTGAAGCTCGACGACTGGCTGGAGACGGATGATCAACCATGGGGAAACGAACGGTTTGCAATTGGTCCGCTTTGA
- a CDS encoding predicted protein has product MVTLSEDRTAAGMAESLEEPRREEEGDNINAVRFRSGSDDIRTQSSLDRQGMATSHDKEGVDDDESDDQGGDTLGPLMGDDDVELGMDRPPSQPASTQSKNERTSHVHDLSSGKAGGARTHQAVVRSENNCEPKNPGARRSSLLSQYVEGAKEGLGGIRRRVAKEDENYGEDEEGGGLRTAMHGRLQVFSRNFKKTDDLEERDEDIEPVQYRLQAVRHHVKGPKLLRWLGVADGRFNIYDDYGANPDSFSLNNLVMRYLHWTFRSSFTSVFLSAAVGFISLTMMFAAWIWALGRKEPGCIGGVDFETDTSYVDAFILSWTTFSTVGFGVIFAGTSSEVPNVKNCTGITIVVTLEAFVGVLFSGMSGAIMFAKVARIQSFAQVIFSDPIVIRYGSGVANHDSQLDDDSDEGVGEANALQDIPCPVLEFRLLNRLNATIGGEILDASVTIVASIDATQACPTVRQATRRRRGKKNKKRTVGSRSAPNQRASILGSNRGRNGENGFRSDVQSLASNVSLRTLGKTHQAFEEDPTGHLVPKRIFSKLEIESPEHPFFKRVWMVRHRLDESSPLLKAHARQLVQENHGHWPIEMNSAEGVRAAVNFDQILVSMSGTSNADANSVYAQKVYDFVDVNVGYRFVNVLYRDTFDGSLFVDSRLVNDVTEQAGGGGESFNAARGETLGDMLVL; this is encoded by the exons ATGGTGACATTGAGCGAAGATCGTACCGCGGCGGGAATGGCAGAGAGCCTAGAAGAGCCGAGGCGGGAAGAAGAAGGTGACAACATCAATGCCGTTAGGTTTCGGAGTGGCTCTGACGACATCAGGACACAGTCTTCTCTCGATCGGCAAGGTATGGCAACATCTCACGATAAAGAGGGCGTAGATGACGACGAATCTGACGACCAAGGGGGCGACACGTTAGGTCCTTTGATGGGAGACGATGATGTAGAATTGGGAATGGATCGGCCGCCGTCGCAACCAGCTTCCACCCAGTCGAAGAATGAACGAACATCGCACGTTCACGATTTGTCGTCCGGTAAGGCGGGTGGTGCTAGAACTCACCAGGCGGTG GTTCGATCGGAAAACAATTGCGAGCCGAAAAATCCGGGAGCTCGGAGATCGTCACTCTTGTCTCAGTATGTCGAGGGAGCGAAAGAAGGACTAGGTGGAATTCGACGTCGAGTAGCTAAAGAAGACGAAAACTATGGggaggacgaagaaggaGGAGGTTTACGGACAGCAATGCACGGCCGGCTTCAGGTATTCTCTCGGAACTTCAAAAAGACGGACGATTTAGAAGAAAGGGACGAAGACATTGAGCCTGTGCAGTACCGACTTCAAGCCGTCAGA CACCATGTCAAAGGTCCTAAGCTCCTGAGATGGCTCGGAGTTGCCGATGGTCGATTCAATATATATGATGATTACGGTGCGAATCCTGACAGCTTCTCTCTCAACAATCTTGTCATGAGGTACTTGCACTGGACTTTTCGAAGCAGTTTCACTTCTGTCTTTCTGTCCGCCGCTGTCGGCTTCATATCTTTAACGATGATGTTTGCTGCTTGGATCTGGGCCCTCGGAAGAAAAGAGCCAGGATGCATAGGTGGAGTTGATTTTGAAACCGACACTTCTTACGTTGATGCGTTCATCTTGAGCTGGACAACCTTCTCCACGGTG GGATTCGGAGTAATTTTTGCCGGCACGTCTTCCGAAGTCCCGAACGTGAAAAATTGTACAGGTATCACAATTGTTGTAACGCTCGAAGCTTTCGTAGGAGTCCTTTTTAGTGGCATGAGCGGCGCAATCATGTTCGCCAAAGTGGCTCGCATTCAGAGTTTTGCGCAGGTAATATTTAGCGATCCGATTGTTATTCGATACGGAAGTGGAGTCGCCAATCATGATTCCCAGCttgacgacgattccgacgagGGTGTAGGAGAGGCTAACGCTTTGCAGGATATTCCTTGCCCCGTTCTTGAGTTTCGACTTTTGAACCGACTCAATGCCACTATTGGAGGAGAAATTCTTGATGCTTCAGTCACTATTGTAGCGAGCATTGATGCAACTCAGGCATGTCCCACAGTAAGACAAGCAACACGAAGAAGGCGTGGAAAAAAGAATAAAAAGCGGACCGTTGGTTCTCGATCTGCGCCGAATCAAAGAGCATCAATTCTGGGTTCGAACAGAGGACGGAATGGGGAAAATGGCTTTCGTAGCGATGTACAGTCACTAGCGTCAAATGTTTCTCTTCGGACTCTTGGCAAGACTCATCAAGCCTTTGAAGAAGATCCCACTGGTCACTTGGTCCCAAAGCGTATTTTTTCCAAGCTGGAGATCGAATCGCCAGAGCATCCCTTTTTCAAACGCGTATGGATGGTGCGTCACAGATTGGATGAAAGCTCGCCTCTGCTGAAAGCTCACGCCCGTCAATTGGTTCAAGAAAACCATGGACACTGGCCAATAGAGATGAATAGCGCGGAAGGAGTTCGAGCCGCGGTCAATTTTGATCAGATTTTAGTAAGTATGTCCGGCACTTCCAACGCGGACGCAAACTCCGTCTACGCTCAAAAGGTGTATGATTTTGTCGATGTTAACGTTGGCTATCGCTTTGTGAATGTTCTATATCGCGACACATTTGACGGGTCGCTTTTCGTAGATTCCAGGCTTGTCAACGATGTAACAGAGCAAGCTGGCGGGGGTGGCGAGTCGTTCAACGCCGCTCGTGGCGAAACGCTCGGTGATATGTTGGTACTATAG
- a CDS encoding predicted protein, translating to VKSLHEFSGLEYGWSIVGVTVILRLCLFPVMVASQQTSSRMAHLQPELQQIKARYEALGTPSRQDQLQFSGQMKAIFAKYKVKPFRAFAGPVIQMPLFMGMFFGLRKMPSIFPEELSTGGMYWFTDLTASDPLYILPFTSALSFLALIELGKEQMVAQNAQSGHLMVNFFRVMSIGMVPVCVNFEAAMLCYWTSNNFMTLTQTAILKAPAARSYFGIWDAPKPVPGQEP from the coding sequence GTCAAAAGTCTTCATGAGTTTTCTGGGCTCGAGTATGGCTGGTCCATTGTCGGCGTCACAGTGATCCTTCGACTGTGTTTATTCCCTGTCATGGTTGCATCCCAGCAAACAAGCTCTCGTATGGCACATCTGCAACCGGAACTTCAGCAAATTAAAGCGCGCTACGAAGCTTTGGGGACTCCATCTCGCCAAGATCAGTTGCAGTTTTCCGGCCAAATGAAGGCCATTTTCGCCAAGTACAAGGTCAAGCCTTTTCGGGCCTTTGCTGGGCCAGTCATACAGATGCCTCTTTTTATGGGAATGTTTTTCGGTCTTCGCAAAATGCCCTCTATTTTTCCAGAGGAGCTATCTACTGGTGGAATGTATTGGTTCACTGATCTCACGGCCTCCGATCCACTGTATATTCTGCCTTTCACTTCTGCTCTCTCTTTCTTGGCGCTGATTGAATTGGGAAAGGAACAAATGGTAGCTCAGAATGCCCAATCAGGACACCTCATGGTGAATTTCTTCCGAGTCATGTCAATTGGCATGGTACCTGTATGTGTGAATTTTGAAGCCGCCATGCTTTGTTACTGGACCAGCAACAACTTCATGACCCTAACGCAGACAGCTATTCTGAAAGCTCCGGCGGCTCGCTCGTACTTTGGTATCTGGGATGCACCCAAACCTGTTCCAGGGCAAGAGCCA
- a CDS encoding predicted protein encodes MASDAQIPKLEKEVFMETKKYQAEGASSEELLRMEETRVRKLSSHTVFYLLPVNGYAAVIIFLFHLISAETLLSIGLSIALTIIIHSRTKDDASFDGSTLNWVLISFAVITPLSAAISMTFSRRDRALATLASVRSTLTELYTAHAVWDWGFKNGEESAGRTKSGVNWLEHSDNTCREILAICDKLSRWLTLPSSTRARHRTLFGKVEAVEISKVANPLFESIIEHFGTLASLCENLKRYGLPPNEATRIRQWERMVLDHVENLRMIKSYRTPQALRSFGRLFSIFVPPFYAPFYAQIAHDVGSLGLAVAFAVLTSIALTALFETVYQMEE; translated from the coding sequence ATGGCAAGCGATGCCCAAATCCCAAAACTGGAAAAAGAAGTTTTTATGGAGACTAAAAAGTATCAAGCCGAAGGTGCTTCGTCGGAGGAGCTTCTGAGAATGGAAGAGACCCGCGTTCGAAAACTGTCGTCTCACACAGTGTTCTACCTATTGCCTGTGAACGGCTACGCTGCAGTCAttatttttctttttcatttgaTATCGGCAGAAACGCTTTTAAGCATCGGACTGAGTATCGCTTTGACCATCATCATCCATTCCCGTACAAAGGACGACGCCTCGTTCGATGGTTCCACTTTGAACTGGGTATTAATTTCGTTTGCCGTTATTACACCACTTTCAGCCGCAATCAGCATGACTTTCAGCCGCAGAGATCGCGCTTTGGCTACTTTGGCTTCTGTGCGTAGCACACTGACGGAGCTATATACAGCGCATGCTGTTTGGGATTGGGGATTCAAGAATGGAGAAGAGAGCGCCGGCCGGACCAAAAGCGGCGTGAATTGGCTGGAACATTCTGACAATACCTGCCGAGAGATACTCGCTATATGTGACAAGCTAAGCCGCTGGTTGACGCTTCCAAGTTCCACTAGAGCGCGTCACCGGACTCTGTTTGGCAAGGTTGAAGCGGTCGAAATTTCCAAAGTAGCAAATCCCTTATTCGAATCAATAATTGAGCATTTCGGCACGCTCGCCAGTCTCTGTGAGAATCTGAAACGGTACGGCCTGCCTCCAAACGAAGCTACTCGAATTAGGCAGTGGGAAAGAATGGTTTTGGATCACGTAGAGAATTTACGAATGATCAAATCCTATCGAACACCACAAGCGTTGCGAAGTTTTGGAAGATTGTTTTCGATTTTTGTGCCTCCATTTTACGCGCCGTTCTATGCACAAATAGCTCATGATGTTGGCTCTCTCGGTCTGGCTGTCGCTTTTGCAGTTCTCACGTCAATTGCTTTGACGGCCTTATTTGAAACCGTATATCAAATGGAAGAGTAA